ATTACCAATGTGCTTTTCAAATGGTCCAAgtggacattttcttttaagtgTCTACCATGTTGGCCACGTTGAATTATTTACACCTATACAAACATTCTAATGCAGGGCTTCTGTTTATGTGgtaatgaataattaatgttaAAACACCATGCAATATGTCCTCAacttatttttcagttttaatcatTGTGGACATGCAGAAAGCAAATGGTTTTCCCCTTATTGTCCACAGGGTTATGTTTCAAAGAGGTGAAAAGCTTCGTGCCGATCCCACGGAGGGACTCCAAGAGGAAAAACACCCTGACCATGTCTCCGTGACCTGATGAATTCTCAGCCACTACCAACACAGAATACAGCCACCGGTGCCCTTGTACATTCTCACCATGGATTCACTCTGTACCTTCTGGCCTGGATATGTTTAGATTCATGAACGAgagtttacattttttctttttgtaatgtGCAATTATTTCCTGAATGTAAATTGCTCTCTGTGTCACATCAGTGAAGTGTCTTGCAAATGTATTGTGACTGAACGTCACAGGGTTTACTGTAAGATTTACTGTAATATTGTTTTCGGATTAAAGTATAAGACTCATAACCAACTCAAATGTTGTGTCATTCAAATTAATGCTGTCATGTGTAATATCGCATCTCTGTATGTTAATTAGCAGCCATGGGGGTTTATGTAGCACATTGAAGTCACATGTAACGAGTGTGAtcatgacagtgtgtgtgtacgatgCTGAGAGCCACTACACTCCTTTGATTCATGACTCTGTTTTGATGACTGGTGATTTCATTCTTCAATGCTGTAGTGTCTGCCATatcaatgtgacacacacaaatttaAACTCAACCCATGTGGGTCTTCTCAATGTTTAGCAGCATTTGAACATATCATTCAATGGGCTGGTACATTTAGAGGCCGCTGTGTGATGTTAGATATAATATTGTGCAGAAGTCATTCTTAGTGTTAAAAGGTcattttaatttactgtgtCATCTGTTTAAATGATGATCCAGGTCAAGACATCTTTCTGCCAGAGAGACTGACTTTAACCATGTGATGCTTGTCTGGCACCTTTCCCTGAATAagtggcgtgtgtgtgcgtgcatgtatgCAAATAGAATAAACatgagcatgcatgtgtgcacagaTGTTTTGTGTACATATGGATGACACAGGACAGGTGTCAGGTTTCCAGAGCGAGTTAATAGCACCGTGCTGAAACCACGTGTTCAGAGTACACGGAGCTGTTAATGAGATCGATAGAAACTATACGATGTGTTAAATAGCTTGCGCGCGAAACATTATGACCGTGTGACGTCACGAGGGCGGGCTAAACTTCTATTAGTCCGCTGTCGTCAAGGTAGCCCACGGGCGACCACACAAGCGGAACAGAAGCATTTCCTCATCAGAATAAAATTCAATAATGTAAACATGAATAGCAAAACTGATTTTCACAACTCAATCGATCACTCAGGATTGAAAATCAAGGTTCAAAACCtatatgttattttaaaataatgtatcACTCATGTCCAATGAACAGAGATAATCAGCTGAATTTAAACCTATAGTTGTTCCATCACTTCAAAACAAATCTCATATTTTGAAAGGCTGACCATTACACATACTGTGTGAGGGGGACGTTGGATGTAAGAGGATCAAACATAACATTAAATGTTACAAATGCTAATTGCCACATTAAATCATATGAATTGAAAACTACAGGACGGCATGGACTGAATGGTAAcagaaaactgcaaaacaaataattatttgcTAGATGTGATTAAAATCGGCCTCACGTTAAACGTAACCACTTTGAAACACATTATACGACAGtggggcttttattgtgaaagcagTTTTCGGAGGTCCCGTGTTTTCTCTTCGGCTAACATCCATGTAGAACTCACTCCAAACAGCTAACCTGCTAGCCAGCTAGCCGAGGGAGGCAAGTAATTCTGCTTCTCGTAAAATTGGGTCGACAGTAAGTTGTTTCTCGGGCTATTGATGCAGAAATGCTGCTCGTGTTCTCGGTACATTTTCGGGGTTGACCGCTTGCCCCCCTAACGCAGTGTCGTGAAGAAACGGATGCGTTATAAAATGACGAAATATACCGGCTGTACCAGCGAAGTGTAGCAGGCTAAcgctgttagctgttagcttccAGAGTGCAGCCAGTGGAGCGGCTGGCTGGGCAACCATTACTGTAGAGGCGGCTTCACACCGCCGGCTGACGAGCTCCGTGGGTCAGTCCGTCGCAATAATAGGTAAGATGGCTTCTGTTTGACATCTTTTCTTGTGAAGTGGGTTTAAACTATGTTCTCGTTGTTAACCAGCACTGACACAAGTCTCTTCTTCGTCTTGTCAACGTTGTAAAATTAGCAATCGTCAGTACTGTCAGTCTGTTAAAGTTAGCAGGCTAGCTAGCTGATATCTTCACTTTGATGTCCGATTCCCGGGTAAGTGTCAAAATACTGCGCCTTTCTCAAACCACGCGGACAAGATACTTCAGCGTGACACATTAATACTGTGATTAAAAGTGTAGAAGAGCCTTTCACAGCGTTTTGAAACTGTAAATATGGCTGACATTTTGCTCTCGAAATAAGGGCACTGATCTGCTGAGACCGTGGTGTTCTTGATGCTGATTGGCTCTGCTGTGGATCAGTCAACCTTCCCTGAGAGCGGATTGGATGTCCCCGCTGTGTTGTGGTTAGCCCTGAGAGTAGTTGTCAACAGTTAAATGAGATAAAGTCGAGAATAATCAAAGTCTTCATAACGTCTCTGTAATAAACTGCACACAGTTTTTCTTCTTAACTCGTGTGTAGACAGGGAAGAGCAAAGCTTGGCAGCTGATTCACTGGCAACATACGTAGTAATGATGTGTATAGTAATGACGTTGAGAGTTGTGTGAAGGAATGTTTACGCTGCATGTGATAGCCCTGCCTAAGAACACTGGACAGTACACTACAATGCATGACATTTAAGATTGACTTAGCATGTTTGTCATTTTGGCTTTGGTTGTAACAGTAGTGGCAGTAGTTTGCttagtttaacattttttatataatgatCACAAGAAAAGTtgagaataaatacaaatacaatagaTTTATGTTTGATGATTTCCTCTAGTCTTGCTTTAGTTCAAAAGAATACCAATCCATGTATgttcagcttcaactgtcacttCAGAGGTCTGGTTAGATATTGCTGTCTGTTCTCTTAAGTGCCCCGAAAATGACACTGTTCGTTCATGACATGTACGCCACAGCCAAGGTTTACTCAATGTGATTTTAGTAAGTTTAAAAGGGGAAATAATGGcataataatattttcatattctGTTGTTGCATCATCAAATGATCAATCTTGTGcgatatacagtataaattTTGTGCTGCCTATTATTTACAgtcttattttctatttcaccAACAGAAGGGAAAGTCTAATCAGTGGCCAATGAGGAAGCCACGTCGAAAAGCCCAGGTGGCggcaggaggtgaaggagatgTCAAGAAGTCCAACGGGACAGTTGGTGGGCGGGGGCGTGGGCGTGGCGGTGCCCGACAGCGATCGCCGTCCCCTTACAGCCTCAAAGCATCTCCAAGCCGAGAAACCCTGACCTATGCCCAGTCTCAgaaggtggtggaggtggaacTGGATGGTAGGCTTCACCGCATTTCGATTCATGACCCCCTGGAGGTCATTACTGAAGATGAGATGATGGCTCAGGACATTAGTGAGTGTAACAGTAACAAGGAGAACAGTGAACAGTCATCACCTCCCGCCAGCAGTGCCCAAACAGTCCGCAAAGCAATCACACCCAGAGGCCGCAGAAAAGACTCCAAATGCCCCTCTATCAAATCGCCACCTCCTTCTAAGAACCACTGCTCTAATTCCCACCCGCAAACACCTGaaaagcaacacacaacaaaccatCACCACATAACGCTCCCCGAGCCTACGTTTCGTGTGCTAGAAACCTTCACACCGGTCGAGGCAGCTCCTCTGCCCGCGGCCTATTACCGTTACATGGAACGCTCAGCTGAggagcaggaagctgaggcagAATATGATATGGACGAAGAGGACACTGCCTGGCTGGAGATGGTCAATGCTGGCCGGACATCAGAGAGTTACTCGGCTGTCTCACAAGACACCTTTGAGCTGATGGTGGACCGGATGGAGGAGGAAGCTTACCGGGAAGCCCGCAGCCGGGCGCCCTCTCAGAGTACTGTTGACGATGATGCCTTCTGCTGCGTATGCCTAGATGACGAGTGCCTCAACAGCAACGTCATCCTCTTCTGTGACTCCTGCAACCTGGCTGTGCACCAGGAGTGTTATGGAGTTCCCTATATCCCAGAGGGCCAGTGGCTGTGCCGCTGCTGCCTTCAGTCCCCTCAGAGACCTGTTGACTGTATTCTGTGTCCAAACCGTGGTGGTGCCTTCAAGCAAACGAGTGATGGCCGCTGGGCGCATGTAGTCTGTGCCATCTGGATCCCTGAAGTCTGTTTTGCCAACACAGTGTTTCTGGAGCCAGTGGAAGGGGTCAGTAACATTCCCCCAGCACGCTGGAAATTGACCTGCTACCTGTGCAAGCAGAAGGGCCGTGGTGCATCTATTCAGTGCCACAAGGCCAACTGCTACACTGCATTTCACGTCACATGTGCTCAGCGCGCTGGCCTGTTTATGAAGATAGACCCTGTGCGAGAGACGAATGTCAACGGGACCATGTTCTCCGTTAAGAAGACGGCATTCTGTGAGGCGCATTCACCTCCAGGACAAGAAACTGCATCAGATGAGGAGGGTGAAGGAAGAGTGGTGGGCAGCAGAGGGAGGGCTAGTAGAGGACGGAGTGCCTACACAGCGGGTCCAACAACAccaaaaaaaggcagaaagtctgatgatgatgttaaatcggacaaaaagaaagggaagaagagccCAGACTCAACAGCTCAACAAACTGCTTCACCACAAGTGACAGTGCATCAGATACCCACAAGCAGGTCAGATTCTCGTATTTTGAAGAAGCTAACATGTTGTGCTTCTGTTGCTCATGAAAATTCAACTGCAACtcttttttgaaaaacaatttacaGATAGTTTTTATCATATGTCAGTAATGTTCACAGATCAACCAACGTTTATCCTTCACTTTTACAGGTTGAACATCATCTGCAAAGGCATCATTTTCCAGAGGAAAAGCCAGTTCATGCAAAGGCTGCACAGCTACTGGTTACTGAAGCGTCAGGCGAGAAACGGTGTGCCGCTAGTCCGGCGTTTGCACTCTAACATCCCAACCCAGAGGAATACTGAACAGGTCAGGGAAGGAAAAAGAATGGCAGcccctgtgtttttttgtgctaTTATTCTGTGTATGTGCTTGGTAATTGTCTCACCAAGCTATTGCTAAAAATCATTGATTTGCTTTCGATACATATCTGGTACCGTGTACGTACAGTGGATTTCTAAAGAAATATGTTGTACTTTGTAGCCTCCGGTGGATGAGAAGGTTTCTGCAGCAAGAGAAGCACTGAGATATTGGCAGAAGCTTCGGCATGACCTTGAAAAGGccaggctgctggtggagctCATCCGCAAGAGGGAGAAACTCAAACGAGAACAGGTAACAAACAAAGAGTGTCGAATGCTCACAGGAATTTTAGCCTAACTGGGTGTCCTATTCAGGCTAATCCATTTTACGTCTTTGAATGCACAAAGACTCTCACTTTCCTTAGCTCTTCTTCTACATCAAGATCTTGGAGGCATTAccaggatgaaaacacactaATAGCTTTGAAAATCCATCAGGATTGACAGTTGTCCTTATGATCGACAGGACAACCAGTGGTCTGTGGATGTTAATATCTGACCAGATGAGGACTGAAAAATTATATTCTGGTTATCCATGGACATCTTTGTAGACTGATTTAGATATTAAAgtgttctcatgttctctgcATATTATTAGTTACACATCACACAGcccctcattaaaaaaaacttagtGTTCCTTCACCTCATTTGAACCTTCTAACTTGTCTGAAATCTTAATGGATTCACGTATGTTGACATCACACGTGTATCATTTAACAatcacaggtcaaagttcaccaggAGGCTTTGGAGATGCAGTTGACCCCAATGTTGATGCTGCTCCGCTCCACTATGGACCAACTACAGGAGAAGGACACAGCCCAGATCTTTGCAGAGCCAGTAGACATCAAGGAGGTCAGACATGTGACTGTTCATATAAAGATGATTGGAAGAGCCTGCagatttattcaaatatttctttcaaTGACATGCACATTGttattaaatagaaaaacacaggaTTGTTCCAGATAATGTAATGACTCTACAGGTTTATGTTCATACCACCAGTTTCAAgtatttaaattttctttttgGTGAAGCAGAGGattcacacacagaacaaacacattttcagactGTAGTCTGGATTTCACATTTTCCCTGTCTGCACAGCTCTGCAATATGTTTATAATACTATTTACAAGACATTGTTGTTATGTTGCAGCACAattttcaacaatttcacaAATTTGCATTTATTGTTTCCATTCTTGTCGTTAACATTTGGAGCTTTGTCTTGTCTTCAGGTCCcggattatctggagttcatcAGCCAGCCCATAGACTTTTCCACTATGCGCTTGAAGCTGGACAGTCACATCTACCGCTCAGTGGCTGACCTGGAGGCCGACTTCAACCTTATGGTGTCCAACTGCCTCCTCTACAACTCCAAGGAGACATTCTTCCACCGGGCAGCACTGCGTCTTCGAGATTTAGGAGGGGCTATACTCCGCCATGCACAACGACAAGCCACCAACACCGGCCTGGACCTGGACACTGGCATGCACCTCCCAGTGTCGCCACAGAAAAGAGACTTTTACAGCTGCACCTGGGATGATGGTAAGACACAGTGTTGGTGCTCTAAAGGAAAATATGATCACAGAAATGCCCTTAGTTTTTTAGTTTGCAggatggtgctgctgctggtcacTGTCTTACTATCTTATTTTTCATATGTGACTCAAGATTccgtgtgtgtgctgtgtgtgtgtagttcagacatgtgtgttttgggatttgAGAGGTAACAGATATCCGTTCCTTCaaccttctctccctccccctatactgcttatccttttaAGGGGTGACTTTTTAAGAATGTGTTTGAATCTTGACAAATTTGTTGTAGTCTGACTCGTATTAACTTGGCGGCTGAGGTGGTGAAGTTGGTGGTTCGATCTCGGTCCACATTtgaaagtgtccttgggcaagataccgaaCCCCAAATTGCTTCTGATGACTGTATCGACAGTGTGATAGAAGGAAGGGCTGCCTATAGGAACACTGTatgggtgaatgggtgaatgcgaATTGTACAGTAAAGGTTTTTGAGTAATCAAAAAATActggaaaagtgctatataaatggGTTGCTGCTCAATCACCCTTGTAATGTATGTGTTAGCTTTGTTGAAGGTAGCTACAGTAGACTGTTGAAAGTGCAGATGGCTGTGCAATACTTATGGATCTCATTTGCAAGTACATTGCATGTCAGCTAACATAAGCTTCAGTTTAAAAAATTCTGTTTTAAACTCTAATTTGTCCTACTATGTGGAACATGCATGTATACGTTGTGTTCGGCTAACTCCTTTCTGTTGTGTCCAGTTGACAGTGTGCTGGATCCGGACAACCGGCTCCATATGTCAGTGGAGGAACAGCTAAAGGAGCTGCTAGAGAAGCTGGACTTTGTCACCTCCATGCGATGCAGCGGCGCCCGAACTCGCCGCATGCGCCTGCTTCGCCGCGAGATCAACAACATCCGCTACAAGCAGGGCCAGCACCCCCGCAACAGCCTTCACAACGGACATCTGAAAGAAGAGGACGACGAGGatgacgacgaggaggaggaagacgatgaCAAAGAGACCAAGGCAGATAACGGCATTTCGTCTTCGGGCAAAGGTGGGCGATGAAAAGCACTGACGCTCCTACAGTATGAAATTGCCAATGCATGTACCTTTATTTAAAAGCCACTTTTTTAACGATGAGACCAGTTGTGAACATGAGCTAATGAAACATTGTCCTCAGGTTATTGAGCCAGGGTCCCCCCCACGCACCAACCCCAACCACCCCACTGTCTCCAGTCTAGTAAGTAGGGGCCCACAGAGTCTCGTTAGCCATGGCTGCCTCACAACTCCTCTCTCCCAGTGCACTCTATGTCTGCACCTCTTCAGTACATCACTCATGGACTCACCACTCTCCATTGGCCACGTACTGTCATGCCATATCATCCCACCTACTGCAGGGCAGTCCAGTCCAGTCAAGCAGTTTCCTGCCACTGTAGTGGGGGCAGCGGAACACCTGGGATTTGTGTCAGTTCAGTCATAAAATGCTGCCATGTTACCATGTTGCTGGTTCACAGTTGTGAGATCAAAGTTATTGATTCACTCGTCTTGACAAGGTCGTCCATGTCTGCAGAATGGTTCAACTCCCTTTGGACTGTGGTTAGACTGTAAGAATGAAATGTCAATCATTTTCCAGTGTGACTACTACACCACCACATCACGCTACATACTCAATGGgcattcatttcaaatcaatgGTAAATCAAACAGAATTTCATTTTTCCCCTCTCATCTTCCAGAAGACCTCAAATCCACTTCGCCACCAACACTGGAACCTACAGGGCCGGCTCCTCCTCCACGACGGGGGGATGCACAACTGGAGCCTCCCACCCTGCGGCCAATCACAGGGGAGCCGCTGTCCCCCAGCTGGCCCTGCAAGCGCTTAAAGATGGACAGTGACCTCTCAGACAGCGCCACAGAGAACATTAATTGCACTAAAACACAGGAACGGCAAGCTTTGTCGCCGCCTGTTTTGCACAGTGAACGGCAGGCGGTGGCCAATGGTCTGCCAGAGCCCGGCGCCCCCCCACGGCCCACCACCGGGGGAGTGGGACGACGAACCTCTGTGTTGTTCAAGAAGGCAAAAAATGGAGCAAAGCttttcagagacagagaaaatacCTTGCTGAATGGAAAGGGGCTGCAGGACGACAAGGCAAGCAACAGCCCCACAGCACCCACCTCTGCAGCCAGCACCCCATCCTCCACACCTTTTTCTACTCCTTCCAAAACACCACAGAAGAGCCCAGGACCCCCCACCCTGAATGAACCGTGGACCCCAAGTCGAGACATGTGCACAGATAGTGAGCTAGAGAGAACACCAAATCATACACTGGAAAGTGGTGAGTAATTTCACATGGTTACTAACAACAGACACATCTTTACCTCAAGTTTCAGGGCCTCCACTCTGGCTGGTGTTTCAGAGCCGTCTACTCTTGGCAGTGAAGACGCTGACTAAGATGTGATCACACAGGGTGCAGTCTGGAATCAGAAATGAACTACCAGTTGACAATAGTCATGTCACAAATTCACAAATAATGACAATGTCAGACAAAATGATTTGAAGGAATATAAAGGTTGGAGTGGAGTTACAGATGTTGTGATGTCGTTATCctattctttaaaaacaaaagaacagtcAAAACTACAGATCTAAATGTATTGTCACTTGGTGGAATGGTGGGGTATGAGCCAAGGAAGAAACCATTAACATTGTGAAAAGGGGTGTTTTTTTATCACTGATTTAACctagaaaataattcatggatcttgatttaaaaaatctggtAAATGTTGGCAACTGagatctatgagtgtgtgtgaaatttgttgcagtttgattg
The sequence above is drawn from the Hippoglossus hippoglossus isolate fHipHip1 chromosome 7, fHipHip1.pri, whole genome shotgun sequence genome and encodes:
- the brpf3b gene encoding bromodomain and PHD finger-containing protein 3 isoform X3 — protein: MRKPRRKAQVAAGGEGDVKKSNGTVGGRGRGRGGARQRSPSPYSLKASPSRETLTYAQSQKVVEVELDGRLHRISIHDPLEVITEDEMMAQDISECNSNKENSEQSSPPASSAQTVRKAITPRGRRKDSKCPSIKSPPPSKNHCSNSHPQTPEKQHTTNHHHITLPEPTFRVLETFTPVEAAPLPAAYYRYMERSAEEQEAEAEYDMDEEDTAWLEMVNAGRTSESYSAVSQDTFELMVDRMEEEAYREARSRAPSQSTVDDDAFCCVCLDDECLNSNVILFCDSCNLAVHQECYGVPYIPEGQWLCRCCLQSPQRPVDCILCPNRGGAFKQTSDGRWAHVVCAIWIPEVCFANTVFLEPVEGVSNIPPARWKLTCYLCKQKGRGASIQCHKANCYTAFHVTCAQRAGLFMKIDPVRETNVNGTMFSVKKTAFCEAHSPPGQETASDEEGEGRVVGSRGRASRGRSAYTAGPTTPKKGRKSDDDVKSDKKKGKKSPDSTAQQTASPQVTVHQIPTSRLNIICKGIIFQRKSQFMQRLHSYWLLKRQARNGVPLVRRLHSNIPTQRNTEQPPVDEKVSAAREALRYWQKLRHDLEKARLLVELIRKREKLKREQVKVHQEALEMQLTPMLMLLRSTMDQLQEKDTAQIFAEPVDIKEVPDYLEFISQPIDFSTMRLKLDSHIYRSVADLEADFNLMVSNCLLYNSKETFFHRAALRLRDLGGAILRHAQRQATNTGLDLDTGMHLPVSPQKRDFYSCTWDDVDSVLDPDNRLHMSVEEQLKELLEKLDFVTSMRCSGARTRRMRLLRREINNIRYKQGQHPRNSLHNGHLKEEDDEDDDEEEEDDDKETKADNGISSSGKEDLKSTSPPTLEPTGPAPPPRRGDAQLEPPTLRPITGEPLSPSWPCKRLKMDSDLSDSATENINCTKTQERQALSPPVLHSERQAVANGLPEPGAPPRPTTGGVGRRTSVLFKKAKNGAKLFRDRENTLLNGKGLQDDKASNSPTAPTSAASTPSSTPFSTPSKTPQKSPGPPTLNEPWTPSRDMCTDSELERTPNHTLESGLTNGFNKHKDGGSDSEYSPCPVLQKEISPPKRSLGKPALSKVPYLEILNGDSDYTGNVSQKSEEVAELEPLDLVWAKCRGYPSYPALIIDPEMPEEGLLHNGVPIPIPPKDVLHLGEQRQEEANERLYLVLFFDNKRTWQWLPREKVTPLGVDDTGDKLRIMEGRKSSIRKSVQVAYDRAMIHQSRVSHSQGFVASNFL
- the brpf3b gene encoding bromodomain and PHD finger-containing protein 3 isoform X1 — its product is MRKPRRKAQVAAGGEGDVKKSNGTVGGRGRGRGGARQRSPSPYSLKASPSRETLTYAQSQKVVEVELDGRLHRISIHDPLEVITEDEMMAQDISECNSNKENSEQSSPPASSAQTVRKAITPRGRRKDSKCPSIKSPPPSKNHCSNSHPQTPEKQHTTNHHHITLPEPTFRVLETFTPVEAAPLPAAYYRYMERSAEEQEAEAEYDMDEEDTAWLEMVNAGRTSESYSAVSQDTFELMVDRMEEEAYREARSRAPSQSTVDDDAFCCVCLDDECLNSNVILFCDSCNLAVHQECYGVPYIPEGQWLCRCCLQSPQRPVDCILCPNRGGAFKQTSDGRWAHVVCAIWIPEVCFANTVFLEPVEGVSNIPPARWKLTCYLCKQKGRGASIQCHKANCYTAFHVTCAQRAGLFMKIDPVRETNVNGTMFSVKKTAFCEAHSPPGQETASDEEGEGRVVGSRGRASRGRSAYTAGPTTPKKGRKSDDDVKSDKKKGKKSPDSTAQQTASPQVTVHQIPTSRLNIICKGIIFQRKSQFMQRLHSYWLLKRQARNGVPLVRRLHSNIPTQRNTEQPPVDEKVSAAREALRYWQKLRHDLEKARLLVELIRKREKLKREQVKVHQEALEMQLTPMLMLLRSTMDQLQEKDTAQIFAEPVDIKEVPDYLEFISQPIDFSTMRLKLDSHIYRSVADLEADFNLMVSNCLLYNSKETFFHRAALRLRDLGGAILRHAQRQATNTGLDLDTGMHLPVSPQKRDFYSCTWDDVDSVLDPDNRLHMSVEEQLKELLEKLDFVTSMRCSGARTRRMRLLRREINNIRYKQGQHPRNSLHNGHLKEEDDEDDDEEEEDDDKETKADNGISSSGKEDLKSTSPPTLEPTGPAPPPRRGDAQLEPPTLRPITGEPLSPSWPCKRLKMDSDLSDSATENINCTKTQERQALSPPVLHSERQAVANGLPEPGAPPRPTTGGVGRRTSVLFKKAKNGAKLFRDRENTLLNGKGLQDDKASNSPTAPTSAASTPSSTPFSTPSKTPQKSPGPPTLNEPWTPSRDMCTDSELERTPNHTLESGLTNGFNKHKDGGSDSEYSPCPVLQKEISSPPKRSLGKPALSKVPYLEILNGDSDYTGNVSQKSEEVAELEPLDLVWAKCRGYPSYPALIIDPEMPEEGLLHNGVPIPIPPKDVLHLGEQRQEEANERLYLVLFFDNKRTWQWLPREKVTPLGVDDTGDKLRIMEGRKSSIRKSVQVAYDRAMIHQSRVSHSQGFVASNFL
- the brpf3b gene encoding bromodomain and PHD finger-containing protein 3 isoform X2, which gives rise to MRKPRRKAQVAAGGEGDVKKSNGTVGGRGRGRGGARQRSPSPYSLKASPSRETLTYAQSQKVVEVELDGRLHRISIHDPLEVITEDEMMAQDISECNSNKENSEQSSPPASSAQTVRKAITPRGRRKDSKCPSIKSPPPSKNHCSNSHPQTPEKQHTTNHHHITLPEPTFRVLETFTPVEAAPLPAAYYRYMERSAEEQEAEAEYDMDEEDTAWLEMVNAGRTSESYSAVSQDTFELMVDRMEEEAYREARSRAPSQSTVDDDAFCCVCLDDECLNSNVILFCDSCNLAVHQECYGVPYIPEGQWLCRCCLQSPQRPVDCILCPNRGGAFKQTSDGRWAHVVCAIWIPEVCFANTVFLEPVEGVSNIPPARWKLTCYLCKQKGRGASIQCHKANCYTAFHVTCAQRAGLFMKIDPVRETNVNGTMFSVKKTAFCEAHSPPGQETASDEEGEGRVVGSRGRASRGRSAYTAGPTTPKKGRKSDDDVKSDKKKGKKSPDSTAQQTASPQVTVHQIPTSRLNIICKGIIFQRKSQFMQRLHSYWLLKRQARNGVPLVRRLHSNIPTQRNTEQPPVDEKVSAAREALRYWQKLRHDLEKARLLVELIRKREKLKREQVKVHQEALEMQLTPMLMLLRSTMDQLQEKDTAQIFAEPVDIKEVPDYLEFISQPIDFSTMRLKLDSHIYRSVADLEADFNLMVSNCLLYNSKETFFHRAALRLRDLGGAILRHAQRQATNTGLDLDTGMHLPVSPQKRDFYSCTWDDVDSVLDPDNRLHMSVEEQLKELLEKLDFVTSMRCSGARTRRMRLLRREINNIRYKQGQHPRNSLHNGHLKEEDDEDDDEEEEDDDKETKADNGISSSGKDLKSTSPPTLEPTGPAPPPRRGDAQLEPPTLRPITGEPLSPSWPCKRLKMDSDLSDSATENINCTKTQERQALSPPVLHSERQAVANGLPEPGAPPRPTTGGVGRRTSVLFKKAKNGAKLFRDRENTLLNGKGLQDDKASNSPTAPTSAASTPSSTPFSTPSKTPQKSPGPPTLNEPWTPSRDMCTDSELERTPNHTLESGLTNGFNKHKDGGSDSEYSPCPVLQKEISSPPKRSLGKPALSKVPYLEILNGDSDYTGNVSQKSEEVAELEPLDLVWAKCRGYPSYPALIIDPEMPEEGLLHNGVPIPIPPKDVLHLGEQRQEEANERLYLVLFFDNKRTWQWLPREKVTPLGVDDTGDKLRIMEGRKSSIRKSVQVAYDRAMIHQSRVSHSQGFVASNFL